In the genome of Streptomyces racemochromogenes, one region contains:
- a CDS encoding carbohydrate ABC transporter permease, producing the protein MARTRNSLRRFLDYAVLSVLSFIFVLPVLYLILGSFKPSDEVLSGLAGFLPTHLSFDNYSAVVDSFDSDATGYFWRFMGISLLLSTVVVLGGLIVNSMAAYGLTRLRWKGQGVVFALVLLLMLVPFEAVAVPLFYMFNSQRNTIYMQAIPFIANAFSIYQFATFFRAIPPSIEEAARIDGAGPWRTFFAIIVPMSKPVFASVAILTFLTQWGSFLWPVLMVSDPSVRALPLELSVFQGQTPVDWGQVLAFGVLLVLPVLIVFAFFQRWFVQSVASSAVKG; encoded by the coding sequence ATGGCCCGGACCCGAAACTCCCTGCGCCGCTTCCTCGACTACGCCGTCCTGAGCGTGCTGTCCTTCATCTTCGTCCTGCCCGTCCTCTACCTGATCCTCGGCAGCTTCAAGCCCTCCGACGAAGTCCTGAGCGGCCTCGCCGGCTTCCTGCCCACCCACCTCTCCTTCGACAACTACAGCGCCGTCGTGGACAGCTTCGACTCGGACGCCACCGGCTACTTCTGGCGCTTCATGGGTATCTCCCTGCTCCTGTCCACCGTCGTCGTCCTCGGCGGCCTGATTGTCAACTCCATGGCCGCCTATGGGCTGACCCGCCTGCGCTGGAAAGGTCAGGGCGTCGTCTTCGCCCTCGTCCTGCTGCTGATGCTGGTCCCGTTCGAAGCGGTGGCGGTGCCGCTGTTCTACATGTTCAACAGCCAGCGCAACACCATCTACATGCAGGCGATCCCCTTCATCGCCAACGCCTTCTCCATCTACCAGTTCGCCACCTTCTTCCGGGCCATCCCGCCCAGCATCGAAGAGGCAGCCCGCATCGACGGCGCCGGCCCCTGGCGCACCTTCTTCGCGATCATCGTCCCGATGTCGAAGCCGGTCTTCGCCTCGGTCGCCATCCTGACCTTCCTCACCCAGTGGGGCTCCTTCCTCTGGCCCGTCCTCATGGTCTCCGACCCCTCGGTCCGCGCCCTGCCGCTGGAACTGAGCGTCTTCCAGGGACAGACGCCCGTCGACTGGGGCCAGGTCCTCGCCTTCGGCGTCCTGCTCGTCCTGCCCGTCCTGATCGTCTTCGCCTTCTTCCAGCGGTGGTTCGTCCAGAGCGTCGC